A single Salmo salar chromosome ssa19, Ssal_v3.1, whole genome shotgun sequence DNA region contains:
- the prr18 gene encoding proline-rich protein 18 has protein sequence MPFPPINLHQRISSPGRELFRKKKQTEEKISEKEKISKSWTAANLRNLGRKPQQQKTKLPIQETEGLKSSWLTLPKQSQDSCESVPLYNSVESTTHRDRGKQSSRSSIGKDETGEERKIQFSLSLTPEAILVIQKRSLEKQMLAKQQKGCVSVDFRHRRVFPSKRTQGGSKSSTIPVANLEHAEDITTIVKISLLNDQYKYDDVEYEEEDGDVDETVVRKCKEWLKGVESAAAFGKVDKLSTLPHLKSC, from the coding sequence ATGCCTTTTCCGCCGATAAATCTCCATCAACGAATCTCTTCTCCCGGGAGAGAGCTGTTCAGGAAAAAGAAACAGACGGAGGAAAAGATCTCGGAGAAGGAAAAGATCTCGAAGTCTTGGACTGCGGCCAATCTGAGGAATTTGGGGCGAAAACCCCAACAACAGAAAACTAAACTCCCGATTCAGGAGACAGAAGGTTTAAAGAGCTCCTGGCTAACTTTACCCAAACAATCTCAAGACTCGTGCGAGAGCGTTCCGCTGTACAATTCTGTGGAATCCACCACGCACCGGGACAGGGGCAAGCAGTCCTCTCGGAGTTCCATAGGAAAGGACGAGACAGGAGAAGAAAGGAAGATTCAATTCTCTCTGAGCCTCACACCGGAGGCCATTCTCGTTATTCAGAAGCGCAGCTTAGAAAAACAAATGCTAGCCAAACAGCAGAAGGGTTGTGTGTCCGTAGACTTTCGGCACAGGCGAGTCTTTCCATCCAAACGGACTCAAGGTGGTTCCAAAAGCTCGACCATTCCCGTCGCCAATCTGGAACACGCAGAGGACATTACAACCATAGTCAAAATATCTTTACTAAATGATCAGTATAAATACGATGACGTGGAATATGAAGAAGAAGACGGCGATGTGGATGAGACGGTGGTGAGGAAATGCAAAGAATGGCTGAAAGGAGTGGAAAGCGCCGCTGCTTTTGGGAAAGTGGACAAACTATCTACCCTTCCGCACCTAAAAAGCTGCTGA